Proteins encoded within one genomic window of Amycolatopsis sp. 2-15:
- a CDS encoding FadR/GntR family transcriptional regulator, giving the protein MRKEMSNSARLAMFAPLDQLGRAEAVAARLLDAITLGLLDDAEQLPSEVELAAQFRVSTVTVREALAVLRQQGLVETRRGRGGGSFVRTPAWPAPSSWAQRLRLVSLADLRDFGDHYLAVAGSAAKLASERTSPEDLERLRLTSEDLLGATGPEATRAERHFHLEVAAAAQSPRLTNQEVQLQGEHGGLLWVPLDGEDTCRQSYAEHHAIVTAIAAADGDRARKLTEEHILSALDRLVDLHLSLETP; this is encoded by the coding sequence ATGCGCAAGGAGATGTCGAACAGCGCACGACTGGCGATGTTCGCTCCGCTGGACCAGCTCGGCCGCGCCGAGGCGGTCGCGGCCCGGCTGCTCGACGCCATCACCCTGGGTCTGCTCGACGACGCCGAGCAGCTGCCGAGCGAGGTCGAGCTCGCCGCGCAGTTCCGCGTGTCCACCGTGACGGTCCGTGAAGCGCTCGCCGTGCTGCGGCAGCAGGGGCTGGTCGAGACCAGGCGCGGCCGCGGCGGCGGCAGCTTCGTGCGCACGCCCGCGTGGCCGGCGCCAAGCTCGTGGGCGCAGCGCCTGCGGCTCGTCTCGCTCGCGGACCTGCGCGACTTCGGCGACCACTACCTCGCCGTGGCCGGGTCGGCGGCCAAGCTCGCGTCGGAGCGCACCTCACCCGAGGACCTCGAACGACTGCGCCTGACCAGCGAAGACCTCCTCGGAGCGACCGGTCCCGAGGCGACGCGCGCCGAACGCCACTTCCACCTCGAGGTCGCGGCGGCCGCGCAGTCGCCGCGCCTCACCAACCAGGAGGTCCAACTGCAGGGCGAACACGGCGGGTTGCTCTGGGTGCCCCTCGACGGCGAGGACACCTGCCGCCAGTCCTACGCTGAGCACCACGCGATCGTCACCGCGATCGCGGCAGCCGACGGCGACCGGGCCCGCAAGCTGACCGAGGAGCACATCCTGAGCGCGCTCGACCGGCTCGTGGATCTGCACTTAAGCCTCGAAACGCCGTAA
- a CDS encoding aldehyde dehydrogenase family protein — protein sequence MTVPFWIAGKPVTSSSTAVVRHSYDGSEAGSHYVPTASDVEAAVAAAASGADEFATTPAHVRAGALDHVSRSLSQRADEIAQLITAESGKPLKWSRGEVGRAVSTFRWAAEEARRFSGELQRLDTDPGGTGRLALVRRVPRGPVLGITPFNFPLNLVAHKVAPAIAVGAPIVLKPAPATPLTSLLLGEILTETALPPGSWSILPLGNGETASLVQDPRLPVVSFTGSVPVGWSIRDSVPRKHVALELGGNGAVLVCPDWPDLDFAAQRIATFSMYQAGQSCISVQRVYVHTDVYDELESRVLAQVAALHTGDPASDGVDVGPLINEAAASRVASWVSDAVSAGASLLTGGGRSGATVEPTVLSGVPEDAAVMAEEVFGPVVSLIRVSSVDEGVSRINASRFGLQAGVFTRDLPTAFDISARLKVGGVLIGDVPSFRADQMPYGGVKDSGVGREGPAAAMADFTEERVTVLTGLTL from the coding sequence GTGACTGTTCCCTTTTGGATCGCCGGCAAGCCGGTGACCAGTTCTTCGACCGCGGTCGTCCGCCATTCCTACGACGGGAGCGAAGCCGGTTCGCACTACGTGCCGACCGCGTCGGACGTCGAGGCGGCGGTCGCCGCGGCGGCTTCGGGCGCCGACGAGTTCGCCACTACGCCCGCGCACGTGCGGGCGGGGGCGTTGGACCACGTGTCCCGTTCGTTGAGTCAGCGGGCCGACGAGATCGCGCAGCTCATCACGGCCGAGTCGGGCAAGCCGTTGAAGTGGTCTCGGGGCGAGGTGGGGCGCGCGGTGTCGACGTTCCGCTGGGCCGCCGAGGAAGCCCGCCGGTTCTCGGGCGAGCTCCAGCGCCTCGACACGGACCCTGGCGGCACCGGCCGGTTGGCCTTGGTGCGGCGCGTGCCTCGCGGACCGGTGCTCGGCATCACGCCGTTCAACTTCCCGCTGAACCTGGTGGCGCACAAGGTCGCGCCGGCCATCGCGGTCGGTGCGCCGATCGTGCTGAAGCCGGCGCCGGCGACGCCGTTGACGTCGTTGCTGCTGGGGGAAATCCTGACGGAGACGGCGTTGCCGCCGGGGAGCTGGTCGATCTTGCCGCTGGGCAATGGCGAGACGGCTTCGCTGGTGCAGGATCCTCGGCTGCCGGTCGTGTCGTTCACGGGGTCGGTGCCCGTCGGCTGGTCGATTCGGGACAGTGTGCCACGCAAGCACGTCGCCCTGGAGCTCGGTGGAAACGGCGCCGTACTGGTCTGTCCCGATTGGCCGGACCTCGACTTCGCGGCGCAGCGGATCGCGACGTTCTCGATGTACCAGGCGGGCCAGTCGTGCATCTCGGTGCAGCGGGTCTACGTGCACACGGACGTTTACGACGAGCTGGAGTCGCGGGTCTTGGCGCAGGTCGCGGCCCTGCACACGGGCGACCCTGCTTCGGACGGTGTCGACGTCGGACCGCTGATCAACGAGGCCGCGGCTTCGCGCGTCGCTTCGTGGGTGTCGGACGCGGTGTCGGCCGGCGCTTCCCTGCTGACCGGTGGCGGTCGTTCCGGCGCGACGGTGGAGCCCACGGTGCTGTCCGGGGTGCCGGAAGACGCGGCAGTGATGGCCGAGGAGGTGTTCGGGCCGGTGGTTTCGCTGATCCGGGTGTCCTCTGTGGACGAGGGCGTCTCGCGGATCAACGCTTCGCGCTTCGGCCTCCAGGCCGGCGTCTTCACGCGCGACCTGCCCACCGCGTTCGACATCTCCGCGCGGCTGAAGGTCGGCGGCGTCCTCATCGGCGACGTCCCCAGCTTCCGCGCCGACCAGATGCCCTACGGGGGCGTCAAGGACTCCGGCGTCGGCCGCGAAGGCCCGGCGGCGGCGATGGCGGACTTCACTGAGGAACGGGTGACGGTACTGACGGGGTTGACGCTGTAG
- a CDS encoding ABC transporter ATP-binding protein — translation MPHQAPTTARRPERPRAGGEPAIRLTGLQKHFDKVRAVDGVDLDIPPGEFFSMLGPSGSGKTTVLRMIAGFELPTAGTIHLAGRDVSQLAPFERDVNTVFQDYALFPHMSVRQNVEYGLKVKRVAKAERRQRAAEALETVRLGEYGDRKPSQLSGGQRQRVALARALVNRPKVLLLDEPLGALDLKLRQAMQIELKQIQREVGITFVFVTHDQDEALTMSDRIAVFNAGRIEQVGTPVEVYERPASAFVAGFVGTSNLLSGRGAEAVIGKPGVYSIRPEKIRIDGDLASPAGPGETSATGIVTDVVYAGSTVRYAVALDAGGQLSVVRQNTSEPTEFADGRVRLRWRHEHSFRVPEAG, via the coding sequence ATGCCCCACCAAGCCCCGACGACCGCCCGCCGGCCCGAACGGCCGCGCGCCGGCGGTGAGCCGGCGATCCGGCTCACCGGGCTGCAGAAGCACTTCGACAAGGTCCGCGCCGTCGACGGCGTCGACCTCGACATCCCGCCCGGTGAGTTCTTCTCCATGCTCGGTCCGTCGGGCTCGGGGAAGACCACGGTGCTGCGCATGATCGCCGGCTTCGAGCTGCCGACGGCCGGCACCATCCACCTGGCCGGCCGCGACGTCAGCCAGCTGGCGCCGTTCGAGCGCGACGTGAACACCGTGTTCCAGGACTACGCGCTCTTCCCGCACATGTCCGTGCGGCAGAACGTGGAGTACGGCCTCAAGGTCAAACGGGTCGCCAAGGCCGAGCGCAGGCAACGCGCCGCGGAAGCCCTCGAGACCGTGCGGCTCGGGGAGTACGGCGACCGCAAGCCTTCGCAGCTCTCGGGTGGTCAGCGCCAGCGCGTCGCTCTCGCGCGGGCGCTCGTGAACCGCCCGAAGGTGCTGCTGCTCGACGAACCGCTGGGAGCGCTCGACCTCAAGCTGCGGCAGGCGATGCAGATCGAGCTCAAGCAGATCCAGCGCGAGGTCGGGATCACCTTCGTGTTCGTGACGCACGACCAGGACGAGGCGCTGACCATGAGCGACCGCATCGCGGTGTTCAACGCCGGGCGGATCGAACAGGTCGGCACCCCGGTGGAGGTGTACGAGAGACCGGCGAGCGCGTTCGTCGCCGGCTTCGTCGGCACGTCCAACCTGCTCAGCGGGCGTGGGGCCGAAGCGGTGATCGGCAAGCCCGGCGTGTACAGCATCCGGCCGGAGAAAATTCGCATCGATGGTGATCTTGCGTCGCCGGCCGGTCCGGGCGAGACTTCCGCGACCGGAATCGTCACGGATGTCGTATACGCCGGATCCACAGTGCGCTACGCTGTCGCGCTCGATGCGGGGGGTCAGTTGTCCGTGGTCCGCCAGAACACCAGTGAACCGACCGAGTTCGCCGACGGCCGGGTCCGCTTGCGGTGGCGCCACGAACACAGTTTCCGGGTCCCCGAAGCCGGCTAG
- the gabT gene encoding 4-aminobutyrate--2-oxoglutarate transaminase → MTTTTETLVAPAPRQRQLRTEIPGPASRALQERRTAAVAAGVSSTLPAYITSASGGLLTDADGNVLIDFGSGIAVTNVGHSAPEVVDRVRKQACWFTHTCFMVTPYEGYVEVCEALAELTPGDHAKKSVLFNSGAEAVENAVKIARAATGRQAVVVFDHAYHGRTNLTMALTAKSVPYKHGFGPFAPEVYRVPGSYPYRDGLSGPEAARIAIDRIEKQIGGDQVAAVVIEPIQGEGGFIEPAPGFLPALSAWCTANGVVFMADEVQTGFCRTGDWFASSREGVVPDLIATAKGIAAGLPLSAVTGRAELLDAVGPGGLGGTYGGNPIACAAALGSIETMRTSDLASSAQRVESFVLPRLRALAAETGVIGDVRGRGAMLAAEFVRAGTSEPDADLTKRVAAACHALGVVVLTCGTYGNVIRLLPPLSLSNELLDEGLSVLEHAVRTEVRK, encoded by the coding sequence ATGACCACGACCACCGAGACCCTGGTGGCCCCGGCGCCCCGTCAGCGCCAGTTGCGCACCGAGATCCCCGGCCCGGCGTCGCGCGCGCTGCAGGAGCGGCGGACGGCCGCGGTCGCGGCGGGGGTGAGCTCGACGCTGCCCGCGTACATCACGTCGGCCAGCGGCGGCCTGCTCACCGACGCCGACGGCAACGTGCTCATCGACTTCGGCTCCGGCATCGCCGTGACGAACGTGGGGCACTCCGCGCCCGAGGTGGTCGACCGCGTGCGCAAGCAGGCGTGCTGGTTCACGCACACGTGTTTCATGGTCACGCCGTACGAGGGTTACGTCGAGGTGTGCGAGGCGCTGGCCGAGCTGACGCCGGGTGACCACGCGAAGAAGTCGGTGCTGTTCAATTCCGGCGCGGAGGCCGTGGAGAACGCGGTGAAGATCGCGCGCGCCGCGACCGGGCGGCAGGCCGTGGTGGTGTTCGATCACGCGTACCACGGGCGGACGAACCTGACGATGGCGTTGACCGCGAAGTCGGTGCCCTACAAGCACGGCTTCGGGCCGTTCGCGCCCGAGGTGTACCGCGTGCCGGGGTCGTACCCGTACCGCGACGGGCTTTCGGGTCCGGAGGCCGCGCGGATCGCGATCGACCGGATCGAGAAGCAGATCGGCGGCGACCAGGTGGCGGCCGTCGTGATCGAGCCGATCCAGGGCGAGGGCGGGTTCATCGAGCCGGCGCCCGGGTTCCTGCCGGCCCTTTCCGCGTGGTGCACCGCGAACGGCGTGGTGTTCATGGCCGACGAGGTGCAGACCGGCTTCTGCCGCACGGGCGACTGGTTCGCGTCGTCGCGCGAGGGCGTGGTGCCGGATCTGATCGCGACGGCCAAGGGCATCGCGGCCGGGCTGCCGCTCTCGGCCGTGACCGGGCGTGCGGAGCTGCTCGACGCGGTCGGCCCCGGCGGGCTCGGCGGGACCTACGGCGGCAACCCGATCGCATGTGCCGCGGCGCTGGGTTCGATCGAGACGATGCGTACTTCGGATCTCGCGTCTTCGGCGCAGCGCGTGGAGTCCTTTGTGCTGCCTCGGCTGCGCGCGCTGGCCGCCGAGACGGGCGTGATCGGCGACGTGCGCGGGCGCGGCGCGATGCTGGCCGCGGAGTTCGTTCGCGCCGGCACTTCCGAGCCGGACGCCGACCTGACCAAGCGCGTCGCGGCCGCGTGCCACGCACTCGGCGTGGTGGTGCTGACCTGCGGCACCTACGGCAACGTCATCCGGCTGCTGCCGCCGCTTTCCCTGTCCAACGAGCTGCTCGACGAGGGCCTGTCCGTCCTCGAGCACGCGGTCCGCACGGAGGTGCGCAAGTGA
- a CDS encoding helical backbone metal receptor yields the protein MRTLVDDLGEPVPLSGPPVRVVSLVPSLTEAVAVSAPGRLVGATDYCTHPSDLDVPRVGGSKYPKIDRVLDLAPDLVLANSEENRPEDVERLRANGIPVFVMAAAASVPAALGSLRRLLTQVYALDEPEWLVTAEELWRTTAPISFHAVIPVWRKPWIVLGRDTFAGDVLRRVGVANAYADADDRYPRPPLAELQAAAADIVVLPDEPYEFTADDGPGFFPDLRPVLVSGRYLTWYGPSLVEAHAALTAALEDLS from the coding sequence ATGAGGACACTGGTCGACGACCTGGGCGAACCGGTCCCGCTCTCCGGCCCGCCGGTGCGGGTGGTGTCCCTGGTGCCCTCGCTGACGGAAGCCGTGGCGGTCAGCGCGCCCGGCCGGCTCGTCGGTGCCACGGACTACTGCACGCATCCGTCCGATTTGGACGTTCCGCGCGTGGGCGGGTCGAAGTACCCGAAGATCGACCGCGTGCTGGACTTGGCACCGGACCTGGTGCTGGCGAACTCGGAGGAGAACCGCCCGGAGGACGTAGAACGGCTGCGCGCCAATGGAATCCCCGTGTTCGTCATGGCGGCAGCCGCCTCGGTGCCTGCGGCTCTGGGCTCTCTGCGCCGCTTGCTGACGCAGGTCTACGCCCTCGACGAACCCGAGTGGCTGGTCACCGCCGAAGAACTCTGGCGCACGACGGCCCCGATCAGCTTCCACGCCGTCATCCCGGTCTGGCGCAAACCGTGGATCGTGCTGGGGCGCGACACCTTCGCCGGCGATGTCCTGCGCCGCGTCGGCGTGGCGAACGCGTACGCCGACGCAGATGATCGCTACCCGCGCCCGCCACTGGCCGAGTTGCAGGCAGCTGCCGCCGACATCGTCGTGCTGCCGGACGAACCGTACGAGTTCACCGCCGACGACGGCCCGGGCTTCTTCCCGGACCTGCGCCCGGTTCTGGTCTCGGGTCGCTATCTGACCTGGTACGGGCCTTCACTCGTCGAAGCGCATGCCGCCTTGACAGCAGCGCTGGAGGATCTGTCGTGA
- a CDS encoding cache domain-containing protein gives MTDTRTLTGDEVVAQVSALVEEIFERLKPVLAAAETLLAEPGGAGSGTLRGIRPQVLEALGGLVIGAGFVSAPHVLSDQEFGFEWWTTTGSDQVPEQLFISLDPESPNFLDYTRQSWFTVPRDSGRRHINGPYVDYLCTDEYTLTFTLPVYRDGSFAGVVGADVYVREFERTVSRRLRSLGRHAALLNAQGRVIVSNSVRQATGSLVRDVDVPAWWTAGAEPLTMSGGATLRRCGDSPIALLVSV, from the coding sequence GTGACCGACACCCGCACGTTGACCGGCGACGAGGTCGTCGCGCAGGTATCCGCGCTGGTCGAGGAGATCTTCGAGCGGCTCAAGCCCGTATTGGCCGCGGCCGAGACCCTGCTGGCCGAGCCCGGCGGCGCCGGTTCCGGCACGCTCCGCGGCATCCGGCCGCAGGTGCTGGAGGCCCTCGGTGGCCTCGTGATCGGCGCCGGGTTCGTCAGCGCACCCCACGTGTTGTCGGACCAGGAGTTCGGCTTCGAGTGGTGGACCACCACCGGTTCGGACCAGGTGCCGGAGCAGCTGTTCATCAGCCTCGATCCGGAGAGCCCCAACTTCCTCGACTACACGCGCCAGTCGTGGTTCACCGTGCCGCGCGACAGCGGGCGGCGCCACATCAACGGGCCGTACGTCGACTACCTCTGCACCGACGAGTACACGCTCACGTTCACGCTGCCTGTGTACCGCGACGGTTCGTTTGCCGGTGTGGTGGGCGCGGACGTCTACGTGCGCGAGTTCGAGCGGACGGTGAGCCGGCGGCTGCGTTCGCTGGGCCGGCACGCCGCTCTGCTCAACGCGCAAGGGCGCGTGATCGTGTCGAACAGCGTCCGGCAGGCGACGGGTTCGCTGGTGCGCGACGTCGACGTGCCGGCATGGTGGACCGCCGGGGCGGAACCGCTGACGATGTCGGGCGGCGCGACTTTGCGGCGGTGCGGGGATTCGCCGATCGCGTTGCTCGTGAGTGTGTGA
- a CDS encoding PucR family transcriptional regulator, whose product MALTLRALTEQRPLALSVVAGEAGLDRPIGWVHPTELTDPHAFLEGGELLLTTGLALDETTSEAYVRRLVEAGTAGLGFGVGLSHEHVPATLKAIADEVGLPVLEVPRKTPFIAITRAVSRAVAADEYAATVRIGRAQQELTRTAVGKTGAPGVVRRLARLVDGWVVLFDAAGRIREVSSVSARAYGEQLDVKDLRAGTRVVTLGEQEVVLQTLHTRGALAVGTTQPLDSAGRHIVNTAVSLLSLALEQDRAQRGALSRLRTGLLDLFTDGQEALALDVLRTVQGAPPSPWAVLAVAGPPAARTTLYDRLEPVAAQVFFAHSDSLLVAATDDADRVLTAAAEVGGCHVGVGDASEFPAALRQAKQAAETARSQDLPLLRYADHAGRGLLNLLDPLAAQAFAHELLNPLRTHDESGRGELEESLRCWLENHGHWDRAATRLHIHRHTLRNRITKAAELLGQDLDSPGTRAELWLALQVNR is encoded by the coding sequence ATGGCACTCACCCTGCGCGCACTCACCGAACAGCGGCCGCTCGCTCTTAGCGTGGTCGCCGGAGAGGCTGGGCTCGACCGCCCGATCGGCTGGGTGCACCCGACCGAGCTCACCGACCCCCACGCCTTCCTGGAAGGCGGCGAGCTCCTGCTCACCACGGGCCTGGCCCTCGACGAGACGACGTCCGAGGCCTACGTCCGCCGCCTCGTCGAAGCGGGCACCGCCGGGCTCGGCTTCGGCGTCGGGCTCAGCCACGAGCACGTGCCGGCCACGTTGAAGGCGATCGCCGACGAGGTCGGCCTCCCGGTGCTCGAAGTGCCCCGCAAGACGCCCTTCATCGCCATCACCCGCGCCGTCTCCCGCGCGGTCGCAGCCGACGAGTACGCCGCGACCGTCCGCATCGGCCGAGCCCAGCAGGAGCTCACCCGCACTGCTGTCGGGAAGACGGGCGCGCCGGGCGTCGTGCGCCGCCTCGCCCGGCTCGTCGACGGTTGGGTCGTGCTGTTCGACGCCGCCGGCCGCATCCGCGAAGTCTCCTCCGTGTCCGCTCGCGCATACGGGGAACAGCTCGACGTTAAGGACCTGCGCGCCGGCACGCGGGTTGTCACGCTGGGGGAGCAGGAGGTCGTGCTCCAGACCTTGCACACGCGCGGCGCCCTCGCGGTCGGCACCACCCAGCCACTCGACTCGGCCGGCCGCCACATCGTGAACACCGCGGTCTCACTGCTTTCCCTTGCGCTGGAGCAGGACCGCGCCCAGCGCGGCGCACTGTCCCGGCTGCGCACCGGCCTGCTCGACCTGTTCACCGACGGTCAGGAAGCCCTCGCGCTCGACGTGCTGCGCACGGTGCAAGGCGCTCCGCCGTCACCGTGGGCCGTGCTCGCCGTCGCGGGCCCGCCGGCCGCGCGGACCACGCTGTACGACCGCCTGGAACCCGTTGCGGCACAAGTGTTCTTCGCCCACTCCGACTCGCTCCTCGTCGCCGCGACCGACGACGCCGACCGCGTGCTCACCGCGGCCGCCGAAGTCGGCGGCTGCCACGTCGGCGTCGGCGATGCGAGCGAGTTCCCGGCAGCCCTGCGTCAGGCCAAGCAGGCAGCCGAAACCGCACGCAGCCAGGACCTCCCGCTCCTGCGCTACGCCGACCACGCCGGCCGCGGACTGCTCAACCTCCTGGATCCCCTTGCCGCCCAAGCCTTCGCGCACGAGCTGCTGAACCCGCTGCGCACCCACGACGAGTCCGGCCGCGGCGAGCTGGAGGAGTCCCTGCGCTGCTGGCTGGAAAACCACGGCCATTGGGACCGCGCCGCCACCCGGCTGCACATCCACCGCCACACCCTGCGCAACCGCATCACCAAGGCGGCCGAGCTCCTCGGTCAGGACCTCGACTCACCCGGCACCAGGGCCGAACTCTGGCTCGCCCTCCAGGTCAACCGCTGA
- a CDS encoding gamma-aminobutyraldehyde dehydrogenase, whose translation MQELKHYVGGKFVDSLSGKVLEIVDPVTGRAYCTAPVAGAEDVDRALKTAAEAFESWKETTPAQRQLALLKIADAVEARGEELIAVESRNTGKPVALTMSEELPMIVDQLRFFAGAARVLEGRAAAEYMEGHTSFVRREPVGVCAQVTPWNYPLLMAIWKIAPALAAGNTVVLKPSDTTPASTLLLAEICGEFLPPGVFNVVTGDRDSGRALVEHPIPAMVSITGSVRAGIEVAGAAARDVKRVHLELGGKAPVIVFSDADLEVAAETIAMAGYFNAGQDCTAATRVLVADDVHDSFVAALSRQAEANKTGKPDDDTVAFGPLNNAAQLEKVSGFIDRLPGHATVHCGGRRVGDEGFFYEATVVSGVTQDDEITQNEIFGPVITVQRFSDEADAVKAANGVPYGLASSIWTKDHQRAMRVSAKLDFGCVWINTHIPLVAEMPHGGFKKSGYGKDLSLYGLEDYTRVKHVMSAL comes from the coding sequence GTGCAGGAACTGAAGCACTACGTCGGCGGGAAGTTCGTCGACTCGCTGTCAGGGAAGGTTCTCGAGATCGTCGACCCGGTCACGGGGCGCGCGTACTGCACCGCGCCGGTGGCGGGTGCCGAGGACGTCGACCGCGCGCTCAAGACTGCGGCCGAGGCGTTCGAGAGCTGGAAAGAGACCACGCCGGCCCAGCGCCAGCTCGCGCTGCTGAAGATCGCCGACGCCGTGGAGGCCCGCGGCGAGGAGCTCATCGCCGTGGAGTCGCGCAACACCGGCAAACCGGTGGCGCTCACGATGTCCGAAGAGCTGCCGATGATCGTCGACCAGCTGCGCTTCTTCGCCGGCGCCGCGCGCGTGCTCGAAGGCCGCGCGGCGGCCGAGTACATGGAAGGCCACACGTCCTTCGTCCGCCGTGAGCCCGTGGGTGTCTGCGCGCAGGTGACGCCGTGGAACTACCCGCTGCTCATGGCGATCTGGAAGATCGCGCCCGCGCTCGCGGCGGGCAACACCGTGGTGCTCAAGCCCTCGGACACCACGCCGGCGTCCACGCTGCTGCTGGCCGAGATCTGCGGCGAGTTCCTGCCGCCGGGCGTGTTCAACGTCGTGACCGGCGACCGCGACTCCGGCCGCGCGCTGGTGGAGCACCCGATCCCGGCGATGGTGTCGATCACCGGCTCCGTGCGGGCCGGCATCGAGGTGGCCGGGGCCGCGGCCCGCGACGTCAAGCGCGTGCACCTCGAGCTGGGCGGCAAGGCGCCGGTGATCGTGTTCTCCGACGCCGACCTCGAGGTCGCAGCCGAGACCATCGCGATGGCGGGCTACTTCAACGCCGGCCAGGACTGCACCGCCGCCACGCGCGTGCTGGTGGCCGACGACGTGCACGACTCATTCGTGGCTGCGCTCTCGCGCCAGGCCGAGGCGAACAAGACCGGCAAGCCCGACGACGACACCGTCGCCTTCGGCCCGCTCAACAACGCCGCGCAGCTGGAGAAGGTGTCCGGCTTCATCGACCGCCTGCCCGGCCACGCCACCGTCCACTGTGGAGGGCGGCGCGTCGGCGACGAGGGCTTCTTCTACGAGGCCACCGTGGTCTCGGGCGTCACGCAGGACGACGAAATCACCCAGAACGAGATCTTCGGCCCCGTGATCACCGTGCAGCGCTTCTCCGACGAGGCCGACGCGGTGAAGGCGGCCAACGGCGTGCCCTACGGCCTCGCGTCCTCGATCTGGACCAAGGACCACCAGCGCGCCATGCGTGTGTCCGCCAAGCTCGACTTCGGGTGCGTGTGGATCAACACCCACATCCCGCTCGTCGCCGAGATGCCCCACGGCGGGTTCAAGAAGTCGGGTTACGGCAAGGATCTCTCGCTGTACGGCCTCGAGGACTACACCCGCGTCAAACACGTGATGAGCGCGCTGTAG